The Burkholderia pyrrocinia genome has a segment encoding these proteins:
- a CDS encoding M15 family metallopeptidase, translating to MIAVALVAYFALAVAVAALLLLPGIRAAVFESVAQFHGRLTRRANDRAARTRSQIVKSASATRGALNDVQNLLVRRRLMIMVSAGILATPPLVAIALRGRQLFQYDDTTRVPDEKIAALLQGEQLVPPPPLPPEVFATKEVEQVRPALKDASRDWNMLDPDFRTRLLLVYKIMHEQYGYEMALLEGYRSPERQNRLAQMGSNVTNAAAFQSYHQFGLAADNAFLRDGKLVISEKDPWAMRGYQLYGQVAEQVGLTWGGRWKMMDLGHVEYHKPGFKLGRGS from the coding sequence TTGATTGCCGTCGCACTCGTCGCCTATTTCGCCCTTGCCGTCGCGGTTGCGGCACTGTTGCTTTTACCGGGTATCCGCGCGGCCGTTTTCGAATCCGTCGCCCAGTTTCACGGCCGTCTTACGCGCCGTGCGAACGATCGCGCCGCGCGTACGCGGAGTCAGATTGTTAAATCGGCAAGCGCTACGCGCGGTGCATTAAACGATGTGCAAAATTTACTGGTTCGGCGGCGCTTGATGATTATGGTATCGGCAGGTATTCTTGCGACGCCGCCATTGGTCGCCATCGCGTTACGCGGCCGGCAATTGTTCCAGTACGACGACACGACGCGCGTGCCCGACGAGAAGATCGCCGCGCTGCTGCAGGGCGAACAGCTCGTGCCGCCGCCGCCGCTGCCGCCGGAAGTCTTCGCCACCAAGGAAGTCGAACAGGTGCGCCCGGCGCTGAAGGATGCGAGCCGCGACTGGAACATGCTGGACCCGGATTTCCGTACGCGTTTGCTGCTGGTCTACAAGATCATGCACGAACAATACGGTTATGAAATGGCGCTGCTGGAAGGTTACCGGAGCCCGGAACGGCAAAACCGGCTGGCACAGATGGGCAGCAACGTGACCAATGCGGCGGCCTTCCAGAGTTATCACCAATTCGGGCTGGCGGCCGACAACGCATTCCTGCGCGACGGCAAGCTGGTCATTTCCGAGAAAGATCCGTGGGCGATGCGCGGCTACCAGTTGTACGGCCAGGTCGCCGAGCAGGTCGGCCTGACCTGGGGGGGCCGATGGAAAATGATGGATCTCGGTCACGTGGAATACCATAAACCCGGTTTTAAACTGGGACGCGGCAGCTAG
- a CDS encoding transporter: MDLIVQTYGADTSGMVCGFRFVPGGSGATLDADAAAAWLRTCRARDAAASDDFVWLHFNLAHGASERWMRTHLELPDSFFEFLHEGSRSTRIEQEDGALRAIVNDVMFNLELTPSEIATLFVHVEQRIMVTARLKPLRSVDTLRACVRDGERFRSPAELLVHLLRDQADLLIQIMRRTSVDVDRIEDRFLSQRLTSSRIELGAMRRTLTRLQRMLAPEPGSIFRLLAKPPAWLHVEDVQELRESTEEFSLVLGDLSGLNERIKLLQEEIGSRLDEQNNRTLFTLTLVTVIALPINIVAGFFGMNVGGVPFSENKHGFWLMVLLVAGFTALAAWWAFRRRDDR; the protein is encoded by the coding sequence ATGGACCTGATCGTACAGACTTACGGCGCCGATACGTCCGGCATGGTGTGCGGCTTCCGCTTCGTTCCGGGCGGATCCGGCGCGACGCTCGACGCCGACGCAGCCGCCGCGTGGCTGCGCACGTGCCGCGCGCGCGATGCGGCCGCGTCGGACGATTTCGTCTGGCTGCACTTCAATCTCGCGCACGGCGCGAGCGAGCGCTGGATGCGCACGCATCTCGAGCTGCCCGACAGCTTCTTCGAATTTCTCCACGAAGGTTCGCGCTCGACGCGCATCGAGCAGGAAGACGGCGCGCTGCGCGCGATCGTCAACGACGTGATGTTCAACCTCGAGCTGACGCCATCGGAGATCGCGACGCTGTTCGTCCACGTCGAGCAGCGCATCATGGTCACCGCGCGGCTCAAGCCGCTGCGCTCGGTCGACACGCTGCGCGCGTGCGTGCGCGACGGCGAGCGGTTCCGGTCGCCCGCGGAACTGCTCGTGCACCTGCTGCGCGACCAGGCCGACCTGCTGATCCAGATCATGCGGCGCACGAGCGTCGACGTCGATCGCATCGAGGATCGCTTCCTGTCGCAGCGGCTCACGTCGAGCCGCATCGAGCTCGGCGCGATGCGCCGCACGCTGACGCGCCTGCAACGCATGCTCGCGCCCGAGCCCGGGTCGATCTTCCGGCTGCTCGCGAAGCCGCCCGCGTGGCTGCACGTGGAAGACGTGCAGGAGCTGCGTGAATCGACCGAAGAGTTCTCGCTGGTGCTTGGCGATCTGTCCGGGCTCAACGAGCGGATCAAGCTGTTGCAGGAAGAGATCGGGTCGCGTCTCGACGAGCAGAACAACCGGACACTGTTCACGCTGACGCTCGTGACCGTCATCGCGCTGCCGATCAACATCGTCGCCGGCTTCTTCGGGATGAACGTCGGCGGCGTGCCGTTCTCGGAGAACAAGCATGGCTTCTGGCTGATGGTGCTGCTCGTCGCGGGCTTCACGGCGCTCGCCGCATGGTGGGCGTTCCGCCGTCGCGACGATCGCTAG
- a CDS encoding DUF1427 family protein encodes MMEYVTSLAAGLGVGVLHALLHVRSPAPPLVALVGLLRMVIGERAIALLR; translated from the coding sequence ATGATGGAATACGTGACTTCGCTCGCGGCGGGCCTCGGCGTCGGCGTGCTGCACGCGCTGCTGCACGTGCGCTCGCCGGCCCCGCCGCTCGTCGCACTCGTCGGCCTGCTCCGGATGGTGATCGGCGAACGCGCGATCGCGCTGCTGCGTTGA
- a CDS encoding quinone oxidoreductase family protein — MRSIRFDAPAADIESLDARVREIDPPVPADGQMLIEVRAAGVNPSDVKAALGRMPHAVWPRTPGRDWAGIVRSGPAEWIGAPVWGSGGDLGVGRDGSHAEWLVLDAALVRRKPAVLTLDEAAGVGVPFVTAYEGLRRAGMPTADDVVLVFGANGKVGQAAIQLATARGATVIGVERGPGGYRGHASGDVHMIDASRWPVADAVHAATGGHGADIVYNTVGSPYFEAANASMAIGARQIFISTIDRSVPFDIFAFYRGQHTYVGVDSIQLGGAAVAQILDTLAPGFGNGTLRPFPIGDDYVYPLERAHDAYRAVLAGARERVILKP; from the coding sequence ATGCGCAGCATCCGCTTCGACGCGCCCGCCGCCGACATCGAGTCGCTCGACGCGCGCGTCAGGGAAATCGACCCACCCGTGCCGGCCGACGGCCAGATGCTGATCGAGGTACGCGCGGCCGGCGTCAACCCGAGCGACGTGAAGGCCGCGCTCGGCCGCATGCCGCACGCAGTGTGGCCGCGCACGCCCGGGCGCGACTGGGCCGGCATCGTGCGCAGCGGCCCTGCCGAATGGATCGGCGCGCCCGTATGGGGATCGGGCGGCGATCTCGGCGTAGGGCGCGACGGCTCGCACGCGGAATGGCTCGTGCTCGACGCGGCACTGGTGCGCCGCAAGCCGGCCGTGCTGACGCTCGACGAAGCGGCCGGCGTCGGTGTGCCGTTCGTCACCGCGTACGAGGGCTTGCGCCGGGCCGGCATGCCGACGGCCGACGACGTCGTGCTGGTGTTCGGCGCGAACGGCAAGGTCGGCCAGGCCGCGATCCAGCTCGCGACCGCGCGCGGCGCGACCGTGATCGGCGTCGAGCGCGGCCCCGGCGGCTATCGCGGCCACGCATCGGGGGACGTGCACATGATCGACGCGTCGCGCTGGCCCGTCGCCGACGCCGTGCACGCGGCGACCGGCGGCCACGGCGCGGACATCGTCTACAACACGGTCGGCAGCCCGTATTTCGAAGCCGCGAACGCATCGATGGCGATCGGGGCGCGGCAGATCTTCATCTCGACGATCGACCGCAGCGTGCCGTTCGACATCTTCGCGTTCTATCGCGGCCAGCATACGTACGTGGGTGTCGACTCGATCCAGCTCGGCGGCGCCGCGGTCGCGCAGATCCTCGATACGCTCGCGCCCGGCTTCGGTAATGGCACGCTGCGCCCGTTTCCGATCGGCGACGACTACGTATACCCGCTCGAACGCGCGCACGACGCATATCGCGCGGTGCTGGCCGGTGCGCGCGAGCGCGTCATCCTCAAGCCCTGA